In Plasmodium relictum strain SGS1 genome assembly, chromosome: 7, the genomic stretch ATATACATcgttataataattttcagTAGATtggtttttatttttacaataaaaTTCCATTCCTTTCAAGAGCAATAAGCACCTGTTAGATTTATGAAGAAAGTATTTTTTGcaaatattcttattttcttctataaATATTACATTTTCATGTTTGTTAAGAATTAAGGAGGATACACTATTTAAACCaatttgtaaaataaatacgTCATTGTCTTTATACTTCTGTATTAACTTTTTAGTTTCAAAAAGAAactctttattttctttgtCCCACGTCTTTTCAATTTCCTTTTCAATCTTCTCCACATCATCAGAATTAAAATCTTCAAGTCTAAATGCATCAAATACATCtagaaagaaaattattagaatatatatattagggtaaatataattttaaaaaagtaatattaataaaaaaacactTCAAtattcaaaagaaaaatactaataaagagatttttaaatataattatcacTTGTATAGTATACCTATAGAATATAATATGTTTAAAAAGCTATCCTTAATATTACTTAATGCGTTTGAAGTTTTACAtgttaaattaaataaaagtttaTTTTCCTTGATATCAATgaaatcatttatattattcgcatctaaagaaatataatcactttcttaaaaaaaacaaaaaaattacacatatataaacttaatttttaattttcagggaaaattatgaatttctttcttttttttaaattgttacCACTTTTTTCGGctgaaataattaaattaccttcaataaaatttgtaatgttaaaaaagaaaaataatttcaataTAAGAATAAGTTTTTCAttcatctttattttatgtaattattaataacttATTAACGTTTttcaatttaaaataaataaaataaaataaaataaaataatggaagcactgaaaaaaataaaggtgCAAAATTATTTGcacttaaaatatattctctattttccttattttagaaaaatttataaaataattttttataatatccataattttaaaataaatttttttagtaattttTAATTCGAATAgggaaaaatgaaaaaataatttatataaaaagttgaaacaaaaaattaaaataaaaaaaatattttgtaacTTTCATATgaacaataattttttcattgtaTTTTATTCCTTTGAATATTCTTTAAtagacaattttttttaactatttatatttatatatatatatttcataatgaataattctttttaataaaaattaaatatattataaagagAAAatctttgaaaaaaaaatgtttatatatGTTAAAGATTAGAAAATGTGACCTAGCTAGTAAGACATATTTCATTtatgactttttttttttaaataaaaaatttattaaatttttgaaCAAAGatctaaaaaattttaaacgATATTTCATTGTTCAATAATAGccttattattttaaataaaaataaaaataaaaagttttttatatatgccatataaaatatataaagaaaaagttaaattatttattgtatAGAGTGAAATAAATGTTTTTGgtgatatataaataaaatacaatactcaatatatatacatacgtGGAACcagaaaaaatattctatatacccttatatatttattacaaaaaaaaaaaaagaaaaaaaattctctttttaaaaaatttggtTATAtgtttcattttatattttttatacaacAGTTAatctttatctttttaatgCTATATAGTATATATTGCTAATATTCttaatttgtatttttaatttttagaaatttaTGTTCATTTCCTTATATAATTATGAGCAATTGTTGCgacaaaaaatttataatgttttatatatataataaaacaaagattaaaaaaactcatttcttaaaaatatatactttttttttataaattaagtactcttaatatattttttttgaattaaaagAACGTATCATATAGTTCTTTCtctaatttttcaaatatatagtgcattcaaatttttttttttcttattttgaAATAGCATTGTACATTACTATAagaattaaaacataaaaattaagaacattacataatttaatttcatatttttcttatattttttaagatCATTTTACTAGTAAAAATTTccttttctaattttttgcTCTTATatctgttttttttaattgtacaaaaaagaaattatgtACAAGTTAAAacttttctatatttttttataggaACATTTTTTTGGTTTATCTCATAATTGCATAaagttcatttttataaaaaaaattttttattaacctttaattttttaataaaaatttgtaaATATTGGATTTtgcaaaaattttattaatttttccttttttttataaaacattgtttaaaagaaaaaaaaatttttaactcATTCAATTTTAATATGGGacgtatttatatttatgtattttctataaaaaaaaaaattcatttaaaataaatttttttttttttattatacagatttatatatacatatttatacttttgaaaaatattgcTCATAGTAggcataaataaaaaaaaaatgttttgaTCTGATAAAAATAgctttctatttttttcactTGAACTTTCATTTATTCACatgtatattatatatatatatactatgTTTGTgaaattacatttttttgtataaaagattaagtctttttttaatttttttttttgaattctACATTCTGTATTAAATGCTTGcatttctataaaaataaaagatgaaatatctactataaatataagaaactaactttttatactttcaatttttttttttattttcaaaatttatcattatattcttatacgtttttttatattaataaaaagaaaaatactttttcatatcaaaaatatttaatactattccatatatatatatacatgtatatatgtatatgtatattttgtgcatgaattaataaatgtaaaaaatagaaCAATTTAATTTGATTgtaaaattgttttttatgTGCAAAGAGTTTTTGGATATTttagtttctttttttattgcttaaacatttataatttttatatgtattataaaattatttcatattatttatttaatcaatttattttatttttttttttttatgtattgtTCATTTTCATAAGACATTTAACTTGTGTATAATcctataataaaataaaaattggaATATTATAAGAGCAGATAAAttggaaaaagaaaaagatatatgTATATCATGCACACACACGCTTAACATCACAGtatttatcatataaataaaaaaataatttaataggGAAAATTGAGAACAATAtaactaaaaaattttaataaaataagtattaagttaaaatataataaggtattcttttaattccaatatatatatgtataaattacatttttgtagttttatgtaatatttaaaattttatgtttaacatttaaataattctacAAAGAATTATCGATACGCATTTATctaaaaatgtatattttttatttataagtataaagtaaaataagaaaaataaatgaagtacatttaaaaaaaaaaaaaagaagatatttcttttttttattttatttttatatattttttgtccatttttatttattttatacatattttgatttatattttataataaaaatttagcattaaattaaattttagttttttttaaatatattttcgatttttatttttatttttatttatgcttttatttttctttattttaccgtattttttatattaatttctttCAATGTTTACTTTCtatgtatatgtatatatatatatatatatatatatatatattttttttttgttttatttaatgCTTAATTACCATATAAGATATTACCGTAATTGATAAGAATGATAAATGGTAAGAAAAACAGAAGTGCAAagacaaaaaattatataattaatgttAATTGTTATACATGGATAAATAATAGTCATGGATTATTTGATTATGAAagtgaaaatttttataaaaaatgttttaaaataaaatgtttatataatttttattatattttaaaagatgaTATAAAtgttgaaataaaaaatgaagaagaaataagCAAGATTATGTTAAATAATACTAACTTAAAGTtaatatgtaaaataaaatatataaacaataACTATCAATTAATCCCTTgtattgaaaatatatatgatgaTACAAATAATAGTGATACCAAAATAAATGaatcaaatgaaaataatatggCGGATAAtgatatgaataatttttgGGTAATTGTtaaatacttaaaaaataaaagttcaGTGTTGCATGAAGATGATGTAATCAAATTAGGAAGagttaaattaaaaataaaaaaaattataactaATATTCAACAAGAAAAggaatataataaatctaTGTCTCCTTTTGATGATGATGAATGTGAAACAGTTGCTCCTGAAACTGAACATTTTACaggaaataatttaattgaaaaaaatattattgttaataattatattaatagaaTCAATGGAAATGTTAATTTTGATAACAATTTATCAGAAGATATATGCATCCATTGTGGCACaataaataatagtaataatactAATGATTCTggttataaaaataatagtgaCAATAAtagaatttatataaaaaagaactCCTTAAACATTTTATCTTCAAATAtaactaataataataataataataataataatgcaGTCAATAATTCTTATATAGGTGAcacattttcatttaaaaataacacaTTAAATGATATTTATCCGAAATGTTCAAATATAGATAGTAACCTTCATTTAAATAGTTATAAtattaagaatatatataataattacagtaatgaaacaaataataatatgaatggTTTTGAAGATTCAAATGATAGAAACAACAtggataaaaattatattatgatgaaagaaaatgaaattagTAATTTATATAGAAATTTAATGAATTCAAACGATTCATGTAAAAACTTAACTccaattaaatttaatgtaAATGAAAAGGAAATAAGTTCATCTAATGATAACGgaaattttgataataataataatatcaaATTAAGCAATAATGGAgataatgaatataatataaattcaaataaccgtaataataatattatcattCCTATTAATAATCATAACGATAGTAATCTAAATATTAGTAATAACTCCATAAAGAATAAGTGCAATGAACATAAAAGGCATATTgaggaaaataataaaattaaaaaaaaaaaagatgaaataaTGGTTTCAGACAAtagttataataatatattggATGATTTTGTAATATCAAGTTCATTGAAAGAAAAAGGTTTGAATaaagatgaaataaaatcatCTTACTTAAATGAAAGTAATCACAAAAACAATAGATGTTGCCATGATAAGAACATATcattaaatatgaaaaatgatgacatagaaataaaagaaatttctttaaattcaaaaagtattaaaaatgataaaggAGATCATGATGATcaaacatataaaaataaaaaattatatgaaacaAATTTACAGGATAAAAACAATAGCACGaattatttagaaaattCACCTATTCATATTAATTATGTAAATTTAacagataataataataataatgttatgaataataattttaatagtaataatggaaataataataaagagtTTATTGTgaaagatataaataataggGAATTAAGAAATCATTGTTGTGACCATTATGATGAGAAGATGAATCTGAatgataagaaaaatatatatgataatgaagaaaatggaAAGTTAAGAAAcgatttttttaatagtataaatttattaagaaGTAATagcattaataaaaaaaacaataataataataataattgttCCTCAAAAGGGACTAAAAggataaataattatgaaaatgtagaatttaaaaataaagaaaaaggagAAATGCTGAATAATTCGAAAGACTTTTTTATTCATTGTAAAAAAGGTTTTTCCATTTCAAGTTTATATAATTGTAGAATATGCTTATGTGAATATGACGATGTAAATAATCCTTTAATTTCACCTTGCAAATGTAAAGGTTCAATGAAGTACGTTCATTTAAACTGTTTAAGAACCTGGATGAGAGGAAGATTAAATGTAAGAAATGAATGTTCttcttattcttttttttggaaaCAATTAAATTGTGAATTATGTAAATTTCCGTATccaacatatatatatgtacaaaataaatatttagaaTTATATGAGATACCAAAACCTGAATTAccatatataattattgaaTTAATTAATGATAGAAATAAAGGTTTTTATATTGTCAGTTTAGCAAATACCAAATATGTTCGAATGGGAAGGGGGCATGATAGTGATGTTCGTGTTAATGATATTTCTGTATCGAGATTTCATGCAATGATTAAATTTCATAAtggaaatttttatatagaaGATTGCAAAAGTAAATTTGGGACATTAATTCAAATAAGAAAAcctgttttttttaatataagaagaaataaatttattgcTTTGCAAATAGGTAGAACTGTTATGTATGTGTACATGAAGAGAAAAAACTGGATGTTTTTACCAATATGcttaaaattatcaaaaacaAAAGATGAAGATGTAAGTACTCTTGATAACTTTTCCTCAAAATTATTAATGGATAATAATATGCAATtaacaaataataattttgaatATAATAGAATTAATAACGAATTAtctaattatgaaaatattaatcaAATTATTGAATGTGTAAATAACcacattttaaataataacggaaatgataatattagTTCTACAGAAAACGTAAATAATCAGAATCAAAATGACAATTTGAATATTAATGCTAATAACAGATATGATtcttcaaataataataataataatagtgttaataataataatagtgttaataataataataataataatagtgttaataataataataatagtgttaataataataataataataatgaaagtattaataataataatgacaatgttaatgataataatgataataatagtgctaatgataataataataataatgtaaataatgatagcaataatagtaatagtattagtaataataatattaatatcaaTAGTAATAATAGCTATAGTAACAGTAgtagtaataataacaataatagtaataatatgaaaagtAATAATGCAAATAGCAAGATTAACAATCAAAATAATGATAGCAATGAAGATGCTCTTAACAATAGTAGTGACATTAATATAAGCATAAATAGTAGTAATGATGACGAAAATATtactattaataatattttgacAACTCGTAATAATGATGTGAACATTTTGAAGAATtcaaataattatgaaagtaataatacaaataatacAATAAATGATggaaatatgaataataataatatagaaaattaaTTGATTGAATTTTTTGATGTTATCtttgatttattattaatgtgtgtttattaaaactaaaaataCAAGTACGCTAAAATGCAATTTCCGTTTTGCAATATTTAAAACGTTATATATGAAGTTTCTCAATAAAACTATCATGCTTTAAAATATCACtattcatttataaaaaaaatattaaaagtataGTTCCTATttcaaatattataaaaaagaaaaatagaaaaaaagctATTTTCatcttaaatatattttaactcTGAAAAAATATGAgcaataatttttatgttatttaattattttaaaaatataaataatctttaatattataatatatatatagagaaattttcatttatataaatgaaataataatttttgtgtAAATTCATAAAGggattaatattattttttaatttaaaaaagaaaaaaaaataatttaaatgaaatagtggacaaaataataaaaattaaataaataagaaaagtaaaataaaataaaataaacaaaacaaTATATAACTAAACAAAAAGGTGATTCATTGAAAATGtttgaaataattttatgtaaataattaataCTCATAATTTTTAACATATAAACTAATAATATTATGTAAGTACGAACAAATACGAATGTATGAGTTTTAatactatttattttattatttttattttgtaataataaaattatttaattaccAAGCATACAAGCCGCCTATAcgagaaaaaattttatcttttttttttttttatgtgcGAAATGCAagtgaaatatataaatgatgatATTAGGTATAAATATagattaaattaataataattgttcatatatatatatatatatatattttttttttaatttctttaattttagatagtttttatctattttattttttcgttAAAAATTGTTTTCGCACACCttttaaagtaaaatatttattagaagaattatgtttttttttttattttaaataaaaaaaaaaatatatgaagtCTTAATAAGCTCATATTTCAATATATTTGATGTTTCATAAAatcttgattttttttttttttttttgttggtttttatgtaatgaatttatatttttttacatttatatatttaagatatttttaattttctatttaatgagaaaaaatgagttttattttgtattacgatataattttttttcattttttttagcaCTTAAAATACttcacataaaaataaaacttttataatcttttccttttcttcttaattttaaaattaacatTCTTTAAAGGATTTTCACTTAAGTTAAAAATGTGACAtattacatttatatttttaatttttctctttaataatttattaatagatATAATTTTACGGAGTCTttctaatataaaaaattagaatataCAAATGCATTGAGAAAATAGttcaataaattatttttataaaaataaccgcaagaataataacaataatgcATTGTGTACAACTTAGAGagaaaaatagtaaaaaatattaatttttcaaaattattgttttttttttttttttcatcttactaaaaaacatttttttagatcattattatttatgtattttatttacaaaagaaaaataaaaaaataaattttattatatgctccaatattatataattttcttttttttttttaattttaaacatgaattaaaaatatatttttttaatttagtatataaaatttaaatatatttcatggaattcatatatatcatattttagaaataacaattatttttaaattatgggAACTTTTTGAAAAAgcaacatttttttttttttaaattcttaagaactattttattaatgaaataataataaaaaaaaaaataaatcacttctattttttttaagttgatgtattaaaaaaaaaaaaaaaatatatatatatataaagatgtCAGTTGGTGTAcctataaaattattacatgAAGGAATAGGTCATACTATTTCAGTTGAAACAAAATCTGGAATTTTGTATAGAGGAACATTAGTAatacattaaaatatttacatatatatttttttataatatttttacataaaattttttatttattagttATTTGCAGAAGATAACATGAATTGCTTGCTTGAAAATGTTTCAGTAGTTAAAAAGGATGGAAAACAAATCTTATTAGAAGTAAGAAAtggataaaaaaatttaacatatgaaaagttaatatatatttaaataaaaagatattatatatattttgcaatatataaaattaatattatatatatttttttttttatagcaAGTTTATATAAGAGGTGGTAGTGTATGTTTTATGATTTTTCCTGATATGTTAAGATACGCACccatatttaaaataaataaatcaaaaactAAAACAAATTTTGCAACAATTAGAAGAGCTATGGAAGTTCATGCAAGAATAGcttcaaaaaataaagatataaaagcatgattaataaattatacatatatatatatgtgtatattttttttatttttatttgccttaatttttttttttccttttttccattgtatttaaaaattttatattaaaaacattTACATAActagaattaaaaataaaaaaaaatgtttttttcattaagaaaaaaaaaattattaatagatTTCTTCATAAAATTTGTTAACAAAATGAGTTTTTTGTTCTTtgtcttttaaaataatatgaattaaaaatattcgtTTTACGcctatatattatatttcatttttaagtGTACATAAAGTAGGGCCTAATAATCTTTTTGTAATATCTTATTACAAtctttttgttattataaaaaaaatatattgatgCAGGTAACATTACggtaaataatttaaaaaaaaaaggcagatatatatttctttattaaataaattccatatcttttattaagaCTAGGTAACACTTATTCATACAAATATTGAcgttttttttaagaaaacatttacaaaatatatttatcttgatttttatgaaaatgaaattacatttaaaaatcaaaaaaaaaaaaatcaattttttgttttatgcAATATTTTGACATTTCTTCTCgtaattccttttttttttcatatatataagagactaaatatcaaaaaaaaaaaaaaaaaaaaaaagcctTAAGAGTATaccatttaaaaaaaagaaaatataattcaatttaattcaattttttttatttaataatcaattaaagaaatatatgtatatgtatatgtgaaattttaatgataatagcagaaataaattatttgttaatcacttaaattttttttatatttttatatattttatatttttatttattaccatggcatatatatattccaACTTATCAGACTTTTGGACTTCTGATGAGGATAtagaagatgaagaagaagaggaagaagaagaagaagaagatgatgatgaagatgaagatgaagatgacgaagaaaaaaaaaagaacaaaataaatgaagaaaataatgagtTTTATAGTTACgatattaaatataacaatGAAAATACTTttgaaaaaagagaaaatatgAAAGAAAATGATATGCTTATTAATGGTACATTTAATACTATAAATGAAGGATTCAATTTTAATGTAAAAGAGTTATTGAATGATAGAAATGATTTATCtgataatttttctattagtaatattttacaaaattatgatgttaatgattttatttttaatgattctttattaaattattgtgACACTGGTGTGGCGATAAATGATGAAACTCCATGTAATGAAAAGCTAATCatgaatgaaaattttaattttaagcATTCTAATTCTTTTGATTACGTAAATCCACCAAATCATAGttcaaaaataattaatgaaatgaaaaatCTAGACATAAGTGaatctaataataataaagtaaatgaagaaataataacAGATAAATTAAACgaaataaatttatgtaaCGAAAA encodes the following:
- a CDS encoding FHA domain protein, putative, giving the protein MINGKKNRSAKTKNYIINVNCYTWINNSHGLFDYESENFYKKCFKIKCLYNFYYILKDDINVEIKNEEEISKIMLNNTNLKLICKIKYINNNYQLIPCIENIYDDTNNSDTKINESNENNMADNDMNNFWVIVKYLKNKSSVLHEDDVIKLGRVKLKIKKIITNIQQEKEYNKSMSPFDDDECETVAPETEHFTGNNLIEKNIIVNNYINRINGNVNFDNNLSEDICIHCGTINNSNNTNDSGYKNNSDNNRIYIKKNSLNILSSNITNNNNNNNNNAVNNSYIGDTFSFKNNTLNDIYPKCSNIDSNLHLNSYNIKNIYNNYSNETNNNMNGFEDSNDRNNMDKNYIMMKENEISNLYRNLMNSNDSCKNLTPIKFNVNEKEISSSNDNGNFDNNNNIKLSNNGDNEYNINSNNRNNNIIIPINNHNDSNLNISNNSIKNKCNEHKRHIEENNKIKKKKDEIMVSDNSYNNILDDFVISSSLKEKGLNKDEIKSSYLNESNHKNNRCCHDKNISLNMKNDDIEIKEISLNSKSIKNDKGDHDDQTYKNKKLYETNLQDKNNSTNYLENSPIHINYVNLTDNNNNNVMNNNFNSNNGNNNKEFIVKDINNRELRNHCCDHYDEKMNLNDKKNIYDNEENGKLRNDFFNSINLLRSNSINKKNNNNNNNCSSKGTKRINNYENVEFKNKEKGEMLNNSKDFFIHCKKGFSISSLYNCRICLCEYDDVNNPLISPCKCKGSMKYVHLNCLRTWMRGRLNVRNECSSYSFFWKQLNCELCKFPYPTYIYVQNKYLELYEIPKPELPYIIIELINDRNKGFYIVSLANTKYVRMGRGHDSDVRVNDISVSRFHAMIKFHNGNFYIEDCKSKFGTLIQIRKPVFFNIRRNKFIALQIGRTVMYVYMKRKNWMFLPICLKLSKTKDEDVSTLDNFSSKLLMDNNMQLTNNNFEYNRINNELSNYENINQIIECVNNHILNNNGNDNISSTENVNNQNQNDNLNINANNRYDSSNNNNNNSVNNNNSVNNNNNNNSVNNNNNSVNNNNNNNESINNNNDNVNDNNDNNSANDNNNNNVNNDSNNSNSISNNNININSNNSYSNSSSNNNNNSNNMKSNNANSKINNQNNDSNEDALNNSSDINISINSSNDDENITINNILTTRNNDVNILKNSNNYESNNTNNTINDGNMNNNNIEN
- the SNRPD3 gene encoding small nuclear ribonucleoprotein Sm D3, putative; its protein translation is MSVGVPIKLLHEGIGHTISVETKSGILYRGTLLFAEDNMNCLLENVSVVKKDGKQILLEQVYIRGGSVCFMIFPDMLRYAPIFKINKSKTKTNFATIRRAMEVHARIASKNKDIKA